A DNA window from Phragmites australis chromosome 11, lpPhrAust1.1, whole genome shotgun sequence contains the following coding sequences:
- the LOC133885040 gene encoding cyclin-B1-5-like isoform X2 codes for MATRNHRAVAAPQPANRGAAVLAGRQKAAAAAGRPDRRALGDIGNFTNIHVIDGKKVQLPEGVNRPITRSFGAQLLKNAQANAAVANKRSVLQNAVAPALPAVARAAPKPTKKAPAKPVPRPEQAIKITAGSDENRRPSEGAARSSSAHKSRKKVVSTLTTVLIARSKHASGLTGKPKELIEDIDKLDGDNQLAVIDYVEDIYKFYKAAQHESRPTDYMGSQPELSTKMRAILTNWIIDVHSKLELMPETLYLIMYMVDRYLSLQTVARRELQLVGIAALLIACKYEEIWAPEVSEFIHLSDNAYTRQEILGMEKAILNKLEWNLTVPTPYVFLVRFAKAAGSGDKELEHMVFFFAELALMAYSMVTFCPSMVAAAAVYAARCTLRKSPLWTETLKHHTGFDELQLIECANILIRSHAAAPDGKLTTIYKKYTTEEFGRAALHPPAAVPGLV; via the exons ATGGCGACACGGAACCACCGTGCGGTTGCTGCTCCGCAGCCGGCGAACAGAG GTGCTGCAGTCCTGGCGGGGAGGCAGaaggccgccgcagcagcaggcCGACCTGATCGGCGAGCCCTTGGTGATATTGGCAACTTCACGAACATCCATGTCATCGACGG GAAGAAGGTCCAGCTGCCCGAGGGGGTCAATCGCCCCATCACCCGGAGCTTCGGCGCACAGCTCTTGAAGAACGCCCAGGCGAATGCCGCTGTGGCGAACAAG CGTTCGGTTTTGCAGAATGCCGTAGCTCCTGCTCTTCCTGCAGTGGCGCGTGCCGCTCCGAAGCCTACCAAGAAGGCCCCTGCCAAGCCCGTCCCTCGTCCTGAGCAGGCTATCAAGATCACCGCCGGCTCCGACGAGAACAGGAGGCCGTCAGAGGGTGCTGCCCGCAGCAGCTCTGCCCACAAGTCGAGGAAGAAGGTCGTCAGCACGCTTACAACTGTGCTGATTGCTCGTTCCAAG CACGCGTCTGGCCTTACTGGGAAGCCCAAAGAACTCATTGAAGACATTGACAAGCTCGATGGCGACAACCAGCTCGCTGTGATTGACTACGTTGAAGATATCTATAAGTTCTACAAGGCCGCACAG CATGAGAGCCGTCCCACCGACTACATGGGCAGCCAGCCCGAGCTCAGTACCAAAATGCGTGCCATCCTCACGAACTGGATCATTGATGTTCACAGTAAACTCGAGCTTATGCCTGAAACACTGTATCTCATCATGTACATGGTAGATCGGTACCTGTCCCTGCAGACCGTGGCGAGAAGGGAGCTGCAGCTTGTCGGCATCGCGGCCCTTCTCATCGCCTGCAAGTATGAGGAGATTTGGGCGCCAGAG GTCAGCGAATTCATACATTTATCTGACAATGCCTACACACGGCAAGAGATTCTTGGCATGGAGAAGGCAATCCTGAACAAACTGGAGTGGAACCTCACTGTTCCCACTCCGTATGTTTTCCTTGTGCGGTTTGCGAAGGCCGCCGGAAGCGGTGATAAGGAG CTCGAGCATATGGTGTTCTTCTTCGCAGAGTTAGCGCTGATGGCGTACAGCATGGTAACGTTCTGTCCGTCCATGGTCGCCGCTGCGGCGGTGTACGCCGCTCGCTGCACGTTGAGGAAGAGTCCTCTCTGGACAGAAACTCTGAAGCACCATACAGGTTTTGATGAGCTGCAGCTTAT AGAGTGCGCGAACATCCTGATCAGATCCCATGCTGCAGCTCCTGATGGGAAGCTGACGACGATCTACAAGAAGTACACGACTGAGGAGTTTGGGCGTGCTGCTCTGCACCCACCGGCAGCTGTTCCGGGCCTTGTCTAG
- the LOC133885040 gene encoding cyclin-B1-5-like isoform X1 — translation MATRNHRAVAAPQPANRGAAVLAGRQKAAAAAGRPDRRALGDIGNFTNIHVIDGKKVQLPEGVNRPITRSFGAQLLKNAQANAAVANKNAVAPALPAVARAAPKPTKKAPAKPVPRPEQAIKITAGSDENRRPSEGAARSSSAHKSRKKVVSTLTTVLIARSKHASGLTGKPKELIEDIDKLDGDNQLAVIDYVEDIYKFYKAAQHESRPTDYMGSQPELSTKMRAILTNWIIDVHSKLELMPETLYLIMYMVDRYLSLQTVARRELQLVGIAALLIACKYEEIWAPEVSEFIHLSDNAYTRQEILGMEKAILNKLEWNLTVPTPYVFLVRFAKAAGSGDKELEHMVFFFAELALMAYSMVTFCPSMVAAAAVYAARCTLRKSPLWTETLKHHTGFDELQLIECANILIRSHAAAPDGKLTTIYKKYTTEEFGRAALHPPAAVPGLV, via the exons ATGGCGACACGGAACCACCGTGCGGTTGCTGCTCCGCAGCCGGCGAACAGAG GTGCTGCAGTCCTGGCGGGGAGGCAGaaggccgccgcagcagcaggcCGACCTGATCGGCGAGCCCTTGGTGATATTGGCAACTTCACGAACATCCATGTCATCGACGG GAAGAAGGTCCAGCTGCCCGAGGGGGTCAATCGCCCCATCACCCGGAGCTTCGGCGCACAGCTCTTGAAGAACGCCCAGGCGAATGCCGCTGTGGCGAACAAG AATGCCGTAGCTCCTGCTCTTCCTGCAGTGGCGCGTGCCGCTCCGAAGCCTACCAAGAAGGCCCCTGCCAAGCCCGTCCCTCGTCCTGAGCAGGCTATCAAGATCACCGCCGGCTCCGACGAGAACAGGAGGCCGTCAGAGGGTGCTGCCCGCAGCAGCTCTGCCCACAAGTCGAGGAAGAAGGTCGTCAGCACGCTTACAACTGTGCTGATTGCTCGTTCCAAG CACGCGTCTGGCCTTACTGGGAAGCCCAAAGAACTCATTGAAGACATTGACAAGCTCGATGGCGACAACCAGCTCGCTGTGATTGACTACGTTGAAGATATCTATAAGTTCTACAAGGCCGCACAG CATGAGAGCCGTCCCACCGACTACATGGGCAGCCAGCCCGAGCTCAGTACCAAAATGCGTGCCATCCTCACGAACTGGATCATTGATGTTCACAGTAAACTCGAGCTTATGCCTGAAACACTGTATCTCATCATGTACATGGTAGATCGGTACCTGTCCCTGCAGACCGTGGCGAGAAGGGAGCTGCAGCTTGTCGGCATCGCGGCCCTTCTCATCGCCTGCAAGTATGAGGAGATTTGGGCGCCAGAG GTCAGCGAATTCATACATTTATCTGACAATGCCTACACACGGCAAGAGATTCTTGGCATGGAGAAGGCAATCCTGAACAAACTGGAGTGGAACCTCACTGTTCCCACTCCGTATGTTTTCCTTGTGCGGTTTGCGAAGGCCGCCGGAAGCGGTGATAAGGAG CTCGAGCATATGGTGTTCTTCTTCGCAGAGTTAGCGCTGATGGCGTACAGCATGGTAACGTTCTGTCCGTCCATGGTCGCCGCTGCGGCGGTGTACGCCGCTCGCTGCACGTTGAGGAAGAGTCCTCTCTGGACAGAAACTCTGAAGCACCATACAGGTTTTGATGAGCTGCAGCTTAT AGAGTGCGCGAACATCCTGATCAGATCCCATGCTGCAGCTCCTGATGGGAAGCTGACGACGATCTACAAGAAGTACACGACTGAGGAGTTTGGGCGTGCTGCTCTGCACCCACCGGCAGCTGTTCCGGGCCTTGTCTAG